The sequence below is a genomic window from Harmonia axyridis chromosome 1, icHarAxyr1.1, whole genome shotgun sequence.
taggtttcttgaaaattattattacttcaaaaattttctCAGTAACAGTTTTTATTTGTacttataaaataattctttttataCTGGAAATATATGGATTTCATCAATATCTGCCTCATTCATTATTTGTTtgctattcaaaaatttaatttattgctcataaatttatcaatttttttacggTGCCAAGATTTtacagaatttttcaatttagttgaaaaaattCTTTAATGTATTTTATAAATCTCCTTTTCAAGgtgcaaaatgaaataaaaactatcAGACCAGCAATAGTACAAGCATTTTATAGAAATTATTATGTAAAAATATGACATCCAAATGCTTGAAACAATTActtatttggaaaaatttttcatacaaaatttatttctatttacAATATTTCTTATAGAGTACCCATAATgactaaatataataaaaagttGTCACAGATGATTTCAAATACTTATGGTCAATTGCACTAAAACCCTTCACAATAAAATCAGTTCATGCACTATACTTTTTTTGgtcaatattgaatattttccctATTTTTTGTTATCAATATTTACTCAAATGTATGAATGTAGAGAAttttaaaatgatgaaaaatggtTTATAAGAgataagaaatattttcataataaaaaattaccAATGTTCAAATCTAATAGTAGTAATATCCAAATATGCATCAATTCATAATAACGATTTGATGAAGGAACGAAAAGCAATTttagttagtatattttctatatggaAAAATGATGGGTACTACAATCAATTGggccaacatttttcaattatctCAAACTAGAAAATAACTGTTTTTTGTCAAGCACCTTCAATGAAGCAGTTATTTCTATGAATGTTAGGGTGAAACATACTTTTCAAGGTGTCATTGATATAACTTCATAGCAATTAATATTCtggattatttaaaaaaaaaattctttacagAAGAGAATCTATTGCGaatgattgtgaacatgttaattcatgaatttcattGAGCAACTCAGAATTTTTAATGAGATccttattaatttcatttttcaacattttttgtgCTTCATACAATTTTCTAATACTTTGATTTCTTTTTCTATGATCTGTACTACTTTGTTTTGTAACATTCAATTGTTCTGTGATAACATCTGTGTATTCTAGTTTCTCAATAGTAAATGATTCTCCAAAGTTTCTGAGAGCTTTGTCAATATTATCAACATCTTTCTTGAGAATCATGGTGGTCTGCAAGTAAACAGTTTGAGCAATCTTGTACCAATCACTCAGAGcatcagaaaattgagaatacTGTGGGTATACCTCTAACTCTAATAAATTTTTCACACGGTTGATAGTCTGTGTTATTTTAATACCCTCCAGTATATGGAATTGTTCATCATTGAACGAAAGAGTTCGAGTAGCTCGATCTCTCACTAGGTGCTGCCAGGAGTCCCTCAAATGTTCAACAAGAGTTTGGGCTTTGGCAGGTGCTTTAGTTTTCCACGGATTTACAGCTGACCTAATTGAAGTATCCCATTCAAGTTTCAAAGTATTTTCGACACTGTAACGCTGATGCAATTGGGCAACTTTGGAAGAACATTCGCTCAAAGCAGGATCaagtttttctattttcttcgtATACTCAAGAGAGTCACCTTGAATATCTTTATTGCACAAAATACTTCCAATGCGTTTGGATAATTGGAGAATTTCTGCATTATTTTTATGAAGTTTATTCTTTTCAAGTAGATGTTGTGTTACAACATTCAATTCAGTtaagtcagaattgatatatttGGAGAAATTTTCAACTGCATACTCCATTAGTTGGGAAGCCCATGCATATCTTTCGATGTACCTCTTGCACAAATGACCAATGCTACAAGCTAATTTTGATTGGGTTGCGTCATTTTCTAAATGGACATTATCagaaaacttatgaaatataGGAACTTCTACCGGTGGATCAATCacaacattattattaatatcattgaacaaaaataaaggatcCATTTCCGAAGTAACTGGAAAACCAGATGCTTTTGTTGTATCTTCGAAAAAACTGGAAAAAAGCTTTCCTTGAAAAATCATCAACTGGTTATCTTCTTCAATGTTGGTCTGTTCCTTTATAAAATATTGTAAATTATTATACATTTCATCTGGATGAATATACACTTTCAGTATTTGGGCTTTATttacttgaaaaatatttacagcTTTTCTAGACAATGCATTTGTAACTTCCTTGAAGAATCTATCAAATGTCCATATCTTATTCAAATCTAGTTCTAGTAAACCAGCTAAAAGTGgtgttacaatttttttcaagccAGCACTCAATTGACAACTTATAGGTAATTCTCTTTGCCATTCAATTGCACCATTTTCTGTAGTTTGAATACCTGATATAACACCACTCTCTTTTTTTGTAGTTATGTAATACATTGTTTCTTTATTTCTTCGTCCACCATAAGGCCTAAAAGGCAAGTTACCTGTAGCTACATGGTATATAGTAACACCAATAGACCATAGATCGATGGTAGCACTAAATGTCTTATTAACTGGTTTTCTCAACACAGCACGTTCAAACATATCTGGGTGTAAATATTCTTCTGTTCCATATAAAGATTTAAATTCTTCGCCTTCTTGAAGTTCCCTTGCTGCACCAAAGTCTGTTAATTTATACACTGTTGTGCCATCATCACAGATGAATTTCATTATGTTAcctgaaaaaatattgtcttGTTATATTTTACACCTTGATGTAAGTTAATTCATAGTGGTCAAACTTTTGAAT
It includes:
- the LOC123685452 gene encoding inhibitor of nuclear factor kappa-B kinase subunit epsilon — its product is MACLKGSQNYVWSTTSVLGKGATGAVYQGVNKTNGEPVAVKTFNQFSHLRPKEVKIREFDVLKKVNHENIVKLLAIEEEEGNGSKVIVMELCTGGSLFNILDDPENTYGLEEKEFLLVLEHLTAGMKHLRDNNLVHRDLKPGNIMKFICDDGTTVYKLTDFGAARELQEGEEFKSLYGTEEYLHPDMFERAVLRKPVNKTFSATIDLWSIGVTIYHVATGNLPFRPYGGRRNKETMYYITTKKESGVISGIQTTENGAIEWQRELPISCQLSAGLKKIVTPLLAGLLELDLNKIWTFDRFFKEVTNALSRKAVNIFQVNKAQILKVYIHPDEMYNNLQYFIKEQTNIEEDNQLMIFQGKLFSSFFEDTTKASGFPVTSEMDPLFLFNDINNNVVIDPPVEVPIFHKFSDNVHLENDATQSKLACSIGHLCKRYIERYAWASQLMEYAVENFSKYINSDLTELNVVTQHLLEKNKLHKNNAEILQLSKRIGSILCNKDIQGDSLEYTKKIEKLDPALSECSSKVAQLHQRYSVENTLKLEWDTSIRSAVNPWKTKAPAKAQTLVEHLRDSWQHLVRDRATRTLSFNDEQFHILEGIKITQTINRVKNLLELEVYPQYSQFSDALSDWYKIAQTVYLQTTMILKKDVDNIDKALRNFGESFTIEKLEYTDVITEQLNVTKQSSTDHRKRNQSIRKLYEAQKMLKNEINKDLIKNSELLNEIHELTCSQSFAIDSLL